The sequence CGACCGGCTGCAGCGGACGGCGGGCTGGTTCAACAACCTCGAAGGTGGAATCGAGTACCTGCGCAAGGTGCTGATCGAGGATTCGCTCGGCATCTGCGCGGAGCTGGAAGCGGAGATGGCGCACATCGTCGCCACCTACCAATGCGAGTGGAAGAGCACCGTGGAGGATCCGGCGAAGCTGGCCCGGTTCCGCACCTTCGTGAACTCGCCGGCACCGGATCCGAGTCTAGTCTCCATCCGTTCCCGCGCGCAGCACCGGCCTGCGACGTGGGCGGAGAAGTCGCACCTCCTGCAGCAGGAGCTCGGATGAACGCGGCCGCTCGCGTGGCTCGCGAGTGCGAGGCGTGGGAGGACGTCTGCCCCCTCGACGACGTCCTTCCGGGAACCGGTGTGTGCGCGATGGTCGCCCGCCAGCAGGTGGCGCTGGTGAGGACCGCTTCCCCCGACGCCCTCTACGCGATCGGCAACTTCGACCCCTTCAGCAAGGCGTTCGTCCTCTCGCGCGGGATCGTCGGGGACCGGGCCGGTGTCCCGAAGATTGCCTCGCCGATCTACAAGCAGAGCTTCGATCTGCGCACCGGCGAATGCCTCGACGACGCACAGGTGCGCGTCCCCACTTACGACGTCCGTGTCGAGCAGGGGCGGATTCTCGTCTACCGCGAGCCGCGCCGGATCGGAACGCGCTGACGGCTTCGAGGAGGAACGTGTGGAGCACGAAACCATCGCAGGGATCGCAGCGGCAGCGCGGGCCAAGGCGAGCCTTCTTCGCCACGGCCCACGGCAGTACCTGATCCTCTCCGCGCTCGCCGGCGCGTACGTAGGACTGGGCATCGTGCTCATCTTCGCCATCGGGGCACCGTTGCAGGCGGCCGGCTCGGGAGCGACGAAGGCGGTGATGGGCGCGTCGTTCGGAGTTGCGCTGACCCTGGTCATCTTCGCCGGGTCGGAGCTGTTCACCGGCAACAACCTGGTGATGACGGT comes from Deltaproteobacteria bacterium and encodes:
- the nirD gene encoding nitrite reductase small subunit NirD, producing MNAAARVARECEAWEDVCPLDDVLPGTGVCAMVARQQVALVRTASPDALYAIGNFDPFSKAFVLSRGIVGDRAGVPKIASPIYKQSFDLRTGECLDDAQVRVPTYDVRVEQGRILVYREPRRIGTR